The Culex quinquefasciatus strain JHB chromosome 2, VPISU_Cqui_1.0_pri_paternal, whole genome shotgun sequence genome contains the following window.
ATGTTGGTTTTCTTGACCGTCCTCATTTGCTTGTTGTCATCGTCAATTTTATTCTACAGAATGAGCTCTGGTTCGAAAGGTTAGCTTAATtttcaagacaaaaaaaattattttaaaatatcaaaaatatttcaccTTTTCTAGCAAAAGTCATTCAATCGCTCAAGATCGATTCCGGTGCTCCAGATGGCCCCTCCGACAAAGGGAGCAAGGCTGCTAGCAAAATCCCCAAAATTAGGGCCACCCACAACGCTGCGAAAGACCGGCCCAAATCTACCCCAAAACTGCACGCTTTGGGCAAGGTTCCGCAATACATTCTAAGGCTGCGGCCAAAATCTTCCAGCAATGGTGAGCAAATTAAGGTGGAATGTCCTCCGAGTGAGGGGACTGATTCTACAAAGCTGGAATTGAATAAAGAGAAAGTAATCGAAACTACAAATCTTGAAGGGAAAGGATCGTCTAAAAAGACGATTATAGAACAGAAAAAGGATGTCATTGAAGAGGTGAATTGACCCTTTAAAAGTAACTAGAAGTTACTTCATCTAACAAAAATTCCAGCTAAGTCAATACCTCCAAGCAGCAAGGATCACCCCCTGCGACGAACCAGAGCTCACCATAGCGAAGCTACGACGTGAGCTAGCCCAAAAGAATGCCGTCCTCGTTGAGAATCGCAAGCTCAACTTTAAAATTGAAGCCCTCGAGAGGCAGCTAATGCAGGAGGGACAACGACTGAACGATAAGGACCAGCGAATCCTTAAGCTGCAGCAGGAATCACTTGGATTGGGCGATAAGATTCGGGAACTGAGGAAAACTATGGTTGTAGTtagatttggtaattttttttaacaaaaatgttaatgtTTAGTGTTTTAGACAAAATTTCAGCTAGATTTGGCAGCAAAAGAACGTTTGATATCTGAGAAAGACGACCAAATTTCAAAGTTACAAACTGCTGAGCAAAATCTCAAAGATATGACTGAACCGGGAAATACTCAAACTGAGCAGACAAATCAACCAAATGAAGTAATTATCCCACTGGATGTGGATAAACCAGAGGACGCACTGGATGAGGTTCGC
Protein-coding sequences here:
- the LOC6035859 gene encoding uncharacterized protein LOC6035859; amino-acid sequence: MSSGSKAKVIQSLKIDSGAPDGPSDKGSKAASKIPKIRATHNAAKDRPKSTPKLHALGKVPQYILRLRPKSSSNGEQIKVECPPSEGTDSTKLELNKEKVIETTNLEGKGSSKKTIIEQKKDVIEELSQYLQAARITPCDEPELTIAKLRRELAQKNAVLVENRKLNFKIEALERQLMQEGQRLNDKDQRILKLQQESLGLGDKIRELRKTMTKFQLDLAAKERLISEKDDQISKLQTAEQNLKDMTEPGNTQTEQTNQPNEVIIPLDVDKPEDALDEVRKRMLNIIKTCKETFKKHCDDFSRLDGVSDAEQQRFNAIFETLANKQRQCCQQEDEIRSLSRKSQRCRAQRTELLGVLKKLMDENEQLRSATARSSKESKVFKILKESTSTEGNGDVFEDANSDVEKS